In one window of Opitutus sp. GAS368 DNA:
- a CDS encoding cytochrome c3 family protein, whose translation MNLPTRWTKNTLLFGGIAAWGLLLISCVSANRAVLAPPAVPGAQFAGSKSCAECHADHTAHFATASHARLALADPKVGDTGCEACHGPGSIHNKSGGAKGTIINPRRSPETCFACHLDKRAQFSLPNSHQVLNGKMSCADCHEVHKGNAIAGTGADLEGQNATCTKCHTEQKGPFVYEHGAMREGCVACHNPHGTINAKMLVARDANLCLRCHLEVGDPGSSGQINANAIRHTAENHNTRLMQGTCWSAGCHEQPHGSNASFHFRN comes from the coding sequence ATGAATCTCCCCACCCGCTGGACCAAAAACACGCTGCTCTTCGGCGGCATCGCCGCCTGGGGTCTGCTGCTGATCTCCTGCGTCTCCGCGAACCGCGCGGTGCTCGCGCCGCCCGCGGTGCCCGGCGCCCAGTTCGCCGGCTCCAAGTCCTGCGCCGAGTGCCACGCCGACCACACCGCGCACTTCGCCACCGCCAGCCACGCGCGCCTCGCCCTCGCCGATCCCAAGGTGGGGGATACGGGCTGCGAAGCCTGCCACGGCCCCGGTTCGATCCACAACAAGTCCGGCGGCGCCAAGGGCACCATCATCAACCCGCGCCGGTCGCCGGAGACCTGCTTCGCCTGCCACCTCGACAAGCGCGCCCAGTTCAGCCTCCCGAACAGCCACCAGGTGCTGAACGGCAAGATGAGCTGCGCCGACTGCCATGAGGTCCACAAGGGCAACGCCATCGCCGGCACCGGCGCCGACCTGGAGGGCCAGAACGCCACCTGCACCAAGTGCCACACCGAGCAGAAGGGCCCGTTCGTCTACGAGCACGGCGCCATGCGCGAGGGCTGCGTCGCCTGCCACAACCCGCACGGCACGATCAACGCCAAGATGCTCGTCGCCCGCGACGCCAACCTCTGCCTGCGCTGCCACCTCGAGGTGGGCGACCCCGGCTCCTCCGGCCAGATCAACGCCAACGCGATCCGGCACACGGCGGAGAACCACAATACGCGCCTCATGCAGGGCACCTGCTGGAGCGCCGGCTGCCACGAGCAGCCGCACGGTTCCAACGCCAGCTTCCACTTCCGCAACTGA
- a CDS encoding NapC/NirT family cytochrome c: MSEPISSIPVAPKPRSHFNNWISAIGGVLALGALFSFALLVWMDFTQGDKNPYLGIFTYIVAPGFLSTGLVLVFFGAWAQRRWAIKHAATVPDKWRLDFSSPAQRRFLVLFGAGGVGFIMLSAFGSYQTYHYSESVQFCGQVCHQAMNPEFVAYQRSAHARVDCVECHIGSGAQWFIKAKINGTHQLIAYTLDNYNRPIATPLKYIRPAQDICAKCHWPEKSHGNLDRTYEHFLSDKANTPYTVRLLLRVTEPRADGALGGIHWHAGPDAQVDYYATDDKRQVIPWMRVTNPKDGTARVYRAADFKGEPPADKIRRMDCLDCHNRPAHDFPSANASVEQAMASGTLSRKLPNIKREAVKAMLQKEISTAAAAPGRIGDYLRGKYAEAADTAPAIAEVQRLFASSMFPERQADWRGYPDNLGHKDWAGCFRCHDSKHQGAGGLVVPASDCTSCHTILAQGKGAMLEQLNARGLEFKHPDGELDPDLTCSDCHNGAIQK, from the coding sequence ATGTCCGAGCCCATCTCCTCCATTCCGGTCGCGCCCAAGCCGCGGTCCCATTTCAACAACTGGATCAGCGCCATCGGCGGCGTGCTGGCGCTCGGCGCGCTGTTCTCGTTCGCCCTGCTGGTCTGGATGGACTTCACACAGGGGGACAAGAATCCCTACCTGGGCATCTTCACTTACATCGTCGCCCCGGGCTTCCTGAGCACCGGCCTCGTGCTGGTGTTCTTCGGCGCCTGGGCGCAGCGCCGCTGGGCGATCAAGCACGCGGCCACGGTGCCGGACAAGTGGCGGCTGGATTTTTCCAGCCCGGCCCAGCGCCGCTTCCTGGTCCTCTTCGGCGCCGGCGGCGTGGGCTTCATCATGCTGAGCGCCTTCGGCAGCTACCAGACCTACCATTACTCGGAATCGGTGCAGTTCTGCGGCCAGGTATGCCACCAAGCCATGAACCCCGAGTTTGTCGCCTACCAGCGCAGCGCCCACGCCCGCGTGGACTGCGTGGAATGCCACATCGGCTCCGGCGCCCAGTGGTTCATCAAGGCCAAGATCAACGGCACCCACCAACTCATCGCCTACACGCTGGACAACTACAACCGCCCCATCGCCACCCCGCTCAAGTATATCCGCCCGGCCCAGGATATCTGCGCCAAGTGCCACTGGCCCGAGAAGTCCCACGGCAACCTCGACCGCACCTACGAACATTTCCTGTCCGACAAGGCCAACACGCCCTACACCGTCCGCCTGCTTCTGCGCGTCACCGAGCCCCGCGCCGACGGCGCCCTCGGCGGCATCCACTGGCACGCCGGCCCGGACGCGCAGGTCGACTATTACGCCACCGACGATAAGCGCCAGGTGATCCCCTGGATGCGGGTGACCAACCCGAAGGACGGCACGGCGCGCGTCTACCGCGCCGCGGACTTCAAGGGCGAGCCGCCCGCGGACAAGATCCGCCGGATGGACTGCCTCGACTGCCACAATCGTCCCGCCCACGACTTCCCGAGCGCCAACGCCTCGGTAGAGCAGGCGATGGCGTCCGGCACGCTCAGCCGGAAGCTCCCCAACATCAAGCGCGAGGCCGTGAAGGCCATGCTGCAAAAGGAAATCAGCACCGCCGCCGCGGCCCCGGGCAGGATCGGCGACTACCTCCGCGGCAAGTATGCCGAGGCCGCGGACACCGCGCCCGCCATTGCCGAAGTGCAGCGGCTGTTTGCCTCCTCGATGTTCCCCGAGCGCCAGGCCGATTGGCGCGGGTATCCCGACAACCTCGGCCACAAGGACTGGGCCGGCTGTTTCCGCTGCCACGACAGCAAGCACCAGGGCGCCGGCGGCCTGGTCGTGCCCGCGAGCGACTGCACGTCCTGCCACACGATTCTCGCCCAGGGCAAGGGCGCCATGCTCGAGCAGCTCAATGCGCGCGGCCTGGAATTCAAGCACCCCGACGGCGAACTCGATCCCGACCTCACCTGCTCCGACTGCCACAACGGCGCCATCCAGAAGTAG
- a CDS encoding cytochrome c codes for MKNRCLLLTTSLVFLAGTALGHAAPVTENWENNCTKCHGDDGKGQTKAGKKLQLKDYTDAKAQAEMKDEEMIKSITEGINDKAGKERMKAYKADLSADEIKDLVAYIRKFKA; via the coding sequence ATGAAAAATCGCTGTCTCCTCCTCACCACCAGCCTGGTCTTTCTTGCGGGCACAGCCCTCGGTCATGCCGCCCCCGTCACCGAGAACTGGGAAAACAACTGCACCAAGTGCCACGGCGACGACGGCAAGGGCCAGACCAAGGCCGGCAAGAAACTCCAGTTGAAGGATTACACCGACGCCAAGGCGCAGGCCGAGATGAAGGACGAGGAAATGATCAAGTCCATCACCGAGGGCATCAACGACAAGGCCGGCAAGGAAAGGATGAAGGCCTACAAGGCCGACCTCTCCGCCGACGAGATCAAGGATCTCGTCGCCTACATCCGCAAGTTCAAGGCCTGA